The genomic region CTCCTGGCCTTTGAGGAGGCGCGCAGCCGCGTGGCCTACGCCCTTCTCAAGCTCCTCCGGCAGGGAAAGGGACCCCTTCTGAGGCTCCGCCAGCAGGAGCTGGCGGCTCTGGCGGGGACGAGCCGGGAGACGGTCACCCGGGTCCTGCACGAGCTCAAGGCCCACGGGGCCGTGCGCCTCGCCCCAGGGGAGGTGGAGGTGGTAAGCCCGGGGCTTTTGGAGGAGGTGGCCTTCGGCCTTTTGTGAAGGAGGGAGCGTGCGCCTCAGGGTAGACCCTTTGCCCAAAGAAGACCTGGCGTATCCCGATGTGGTCCTGGTGGTGGACGTGATCCGGGCCACCACCACGGCGGCGGCCCTCCTGGAGGCAGGGGCGGAGGCCCTGTACCTTACGGAGGGCCTCGAGGCCGCCCGGGCCTTCAAGGACGAGGACGTGGTCCTCTCCGGGGAGGTGGGTGGGCTCAGGCCCCCGGGGTTTGACCTGGGGAACTCCCCGAGGGAGGCCCTCGAGGCCCCGGTGGGGGGCAGGATCGTGGTCATGAGCACCACCAACGGCACCAAGGCCGCCCATGCCGCGGCCAGGACCGCCAAGCACGTTCTCCTGGCTTCCCTCTACAACGCCCACGCCGCCGCGCGCAAGGCCTTGGAGCTGGCCACGGAAGAGGTGGCCATCCTCTGTGCGGGCAAGGAGGGGCGGGTAGGCCTGGACGACCTCTACACCGCTGGGGTCCTGGCCGAGTACCTGGGCCTCATGGGGGAGATGGAGCCCGAGGACGGGGCCCGGATCGCCCTCTCCGTGAAGCGGGCCTACCAGGACCCCCTGGAAGCCCTCTCCCTCTCCGCCGCGGCTCAGGCCTTGAAGGGGGTGGGCCTCGAGGCCGACATCCCCTTCTGCGCCCAGGTGGCCA from Thermus islandicus DSM 21543 harbors:
- a CDS encoding 2-phosphosulfolactate phosphatase; the encoded protein is MRLRVDPLPKEDLAYPDVVLVVDVIRATTTAAALLEAGAEALYLTEGLEAARAFKDEDVVLSGEVGGLRPPGFDLGNSPREALEAPVGGRIVVMSTTNGTKAAHAAARTAKHVLLASLYNAHAAARKALELATEEVAILCAGKEGRVGLDDLYTAGVLAEYLGLMGEMEPEDGARIALSVKRAYQDPLEALSLSAAAQALKGVGLEADIPFCAQVAKSAAVPLLFGRVGEALIFRRAPQEARRNAG